TGGCGGTCACGTGCCACCACCTCCTTAGAGATGATGTTGACTGCCAGGGTGAAAGCTGAAGACACGAAGAAGCTGCCAGGTTCAGCAATGATGGAAACTCCAGTGGATGGAGGAAAGTAAAGGTCTACCATAGACATGACGGCACTATTAATCTGCAAAACAGATGACAGTGTCCTTTAAAATTCACGTTTAAACACTGcttcattattttattcctcTGAAAAGTGGTTTAAGTACATCATATATAGTGACTACAGACTACAGTGTGTagatcatatatatatatatatatatatatatatatatatgacacaCCATGTACACTCTCAATACTGGATACAGTGTTTTGTCTACCAGTACTTTTACAGACTACATAATACTGCATGGCCTCAGAACCATGTGAAGAGTAGATAGAAAGATACTAACCAGTTCCAGCTGGGTCTCAGAGTCACTGAATCCTCCTCCAATGTCCAAGATTTTCATGTTGAAGCCAatttcctcctgcagcagacccaaTATCAAAAAATATGTAACTAAGGCACAAGCATTACTAAAGCACTGTCCAAAACAAATGGTAGTCATAGAACTGAGTGCAACTAGACAGCTataaccaaaaatgtttaacattacTTACTCCCATATCAAAGACACAACGGGCATCAGAAATGGCATGAACATAGACCTGGTCATCCTCACAGGAGCTGGAAATGTGTGACCTGTAGGGAAAAGACAGTTAACGGTGAAACTGACACCTAAAGAATAATAAGTGAACTGACAACACAGCTTGTGCAAAAGAAGAACTGCTGGTCTTGAATTAGTTCAAGTACACAATATATATATGGATTTCTTCACAGTGCTTTCTAACTAATGTTTTTCTTACCTGACCCCCACCACTTGCACACCCAGCTCCTTTGCACTCTCCAGCAGATGCCTGCAGTCCTTGAGGGAGCAGCCAAACGTCATGCTCATCTCGTCATCCGGGTTAGATGCTTCTGTCGACACCTGCAGCAGTAGCCTGAATAAACACGCAGGAAATAAACAACCTTGGTTACCGTTTTGCTGGGAATGAAGATAATTTAAATGAGATCGATTGCACAAAATCACAACCTATTTGTAGCCAAGgctgaatattttttacagcTTGATTTGATAGGAGCATTTTTGTCACTGATGTGAAAAAGTGTAATGACTGAATAATGAGTAATGACTGATAACAAGGCCAATTACTCAACTTTTTTGAAATGGCAGCTTTCAAGTCACATGATCACTGGCACTAAGACTAAGTACTTATCAGGGACCTACTTGGCGTTGGGGTGGCAGCGAGAAATCTTGCGTAGCTCTGCTTCATTATCACACACCAGTAGGTCAATGCCATTCTTAGCAGCGTATTTAATCTGGGAGACTTGTTTGCAAACACCACTGTAGATGATGTCTTCAGAGGGAATACCATGGTTCTGCAGCAGCTCAAGTTCAGACTGAAATACAAAGACAAGGGCAGAAGTGCATTTTATTGATATACTACATATGAACGAGTCAACAGATATCATATTTGTCTATCCAGCATGTGTTACacataaatattatatattacacAGTATTTATCACATGGCAGTGCCTTTACTACTCTAAAGCTTGTCAATGTTAAACCAAATCAATGCGCTAGTGTTTGCTCTGGtgcaaacttttattttctatggAGAAACTCTAACTGAAAACAGTGCTCTAAAATGAAAGAATACCTTATTTGTGCATACGAATCCAGTGCCAAGGGCACCAAGAACTTCAATCACAGCTGGACTGCTGTTGCATCTCACAACATAGTACGGTCGAATTTGTGCCATGCGGGTTCGCCAGCGAACATGCTGCCTCATTATGACTCCCAGGTCTGCCACAAAGAACGCATTCTTCTCAGACTGAGGAAGAAGCAAACATATACAACACAATTAGACCATATCTCAAGCCAGCACCAATACTGTTTGTACATTAGTTCACATTGCAAACTTTCACAAGTGTGTCTGCATGTTATCTTGCCACAAGTAATAAACAATGCGTTGCAATGGTTTGAGAAAATTCTAAGTCAGAAAGAACTACAGGTTCATAAGTAAATTCCCATTATTAGGGTGAAAGCTCATACCAGTGTTTGTTCATAAATGTGATTGTCAATCACGTCACAGAGGGCTGTGCCTCCCTCCAGAAGGCCAACAGAATACTGTGGTTCATCAGCAATTCCTTTCATCTTCTCAACCGTTTTCTTCTAATCCGACAGGCATAAAGAATGTGGCTAGTCCAAAGTGGTCTTGCTCGCTCCCTCTCGAGCCCCTGGGGTCCTAGACTTATGCAACAAACTGtacaagaacaagaaaaaagtgAACATAACACACAAAGTTGAAGTAGCAAAACAGTTCCATCATAATTGTGTAATGCATATTCAGTGACGTTGTCCAGCTTTTCCATAGATGGAGTTGAAACCTCTCTGATGAAATTCACAATCAAACAACTCATTTTCAGTGAGCGTCCAATCAGAGCAGAGGACAGGTTCCACGTTACAGGGTAGCTTTGTGGAAGAGGTCTATTCTTCTAAAAATCCgctgtgaaaacacagagtCTGGGGCACAGGGTTCATTTACTTTACCATCAATTACTCCCAACAATCACCATAAATCCCTGAGCTGGTGACCCGTAAAGGTTCTTTTTGATGGAATCAACCAATGTACGATACTGGCGGCGACTGTGTCACAACTTTACTTTCAATAGTTTTGCACAATACATCAGCGAGACACTGGAGTCTGGACTGGAACAGATGTTTTAGAAGGTTTTTGAAGGTTACACTATGCTTAAAAAACTGCTGTGCTGTAGACTACCTTGAcaaggcaaaacaaaacaagtgaaCTAGCAGAAAAAAGGGTCAATTTGTAGTTTCTcagtttggtttcattttgaaggatgctgttttttttgcaattatAATAAGCCACTGCTGAACACCAGGTTAAAAAATACACTGGGAGATGGCTCAACTCCATCCTCTCTGTAAAGATCAACTAAGTTCTTTATATAACTTAGAAAATGCTTAACTGTGCCACTCATTCCACCTCCTTCATGAAAAAAGTGATGGCATTAATGAAACACAGTTTATGAATTACACACATTACAATATACTGCAGAAATAAACTCAGAAAATGTACATTTGCGTCAACAATCAAATAATTCTCTCTTTTACTGCAAATATCTAAGCAGGAGAAAACTACTGCAGCTAAAAGCAGACCTGAACACAGTGTTCTGTTGAATACAAGGGCTGAAAATAGATCTGAAACAGCAGATctaaaataacaagaaagttTGTGATTTATCCGAGACATGCTGCTTAttcatttacttatttattttttatgttaggAGTCTTAGTGAGACAATTTGATGCAGTGGATTTATAAACGATGATTCTTACCATGCCCACAGACACacttactatatatatatatatatatatatatatatatatatatatatatatatatatatatatatatatacatatatatataaaaaaacacacgCCATACAATCAAAGAGGGTGCATGCATTCTTCAGTCCCCAGCTAATTTACTCACATGGATGAGTCCTGGGATGAACTCGTCCACTATCAGCTAGGATCCCAAGGTGGCTCGGCGTTGAAGTCAAATGGCTCTCGGTATAGAGCTGCCCCTAGATCTTCTGGGTAGTTGTTGTACACCTGCAAAAGgggtagaaaataattaattactGACGAAGAAACAACTCTGACAAGGAGCGTAAGTGTTGCTTCAGTGCAATTTTATTTGCATGTAGACAGTGGTAAACTAAAGTGATCAAAAAACATTACTAAGCATCTTAGCAGGTAAAATCTTTAGTCAAGGGAATGGAATTAGGGCAtgcaaattgcaaaaatgtgtggtgtgtgtgtgtgtgtgtgtatacacacaccacatatatatatatatatatatatatatatatatatatatatatatatatatatatatatatatatatatatatatatatatatatcttctgtaaaagcttttttttagtGTTGGAGCTGTCATTCTCTGCTACTTtgtacaaaacatcacaaatgttgtatatatatatatatatatatatatatatatatatatatatatatatatacatatatatatatatatatatatgtatgttgtatgtatgtatgtatgtacgtaaagatacatagatagattcTATATTAAACAACTAGGTTAGcagtttttaatgaattaacATACATTACTGTGTGTAGTTACAACAAGCAGTATTTTGACACTTTTGCTTGGCATGATTAACCATAAACTAATCTGCCAGGTACAAAATCTAAATCACATTCAACATACCTTGGCATCAACCGTGTAATATGTGGAAGTTAACTAGCTTGTCATTTAACAGGTCGCTTATGGTTAGCATAATATTTAAGCATTAGCTACAAAGCAGTATATACACTGCGAATACTGTTTTATAGAACAGTTGCGTATTTATTCAGTGCTAATGCTATAAACAGTTGCGTTATGTCAAATATGTCTTAGCTGGCATTTATGTGGTATAAGCAAAAATGTCGCTACGTGGACTAGATAATTGAGCTAACATTGCTAACATATGCTAACGTTAACAGGAAGCTAACAGCGCGGTTAGCTAACGTTACTTACGTCTGCTGAAAACCCAAAAGAGGGGACAGAACGCTTTTTCTTTTTAGGCGGAATTTTTAAAGAGTTGTGGGGTTACTAAAAGAGAAAAGGATGACTGCCATGGACGTGGTAGGATAGTTCGAGTTATTGTCGTTGGAGGTTTTGACGATGTAGGCTGGGACAGATTACTAGCTACGACCAAACAGACGACATCAGCGGAGGTCGAGTCAGTGAGCGGAGACCGGAGTGTCAAGTAGACAACATTTGACAGGAAGAAATCCGGTTAATTATCAAGATAAAATCCACAATAACCGACATAACGTAAAGTTTATGAATGATGCAAATCgccagtcaaaaaaaaaaaacaaaacaaaacattaacagcagTATCGATgtgagaaaatatttattttccccAGATAATGTTCATTCATGTTTAAATTCACATAAGaattaaaaattattcaaagtATTTCCGGTCTCATTCTAATTAAGTATGTGTAAACCGATTAATTTCGATGGACTAGAAGAGCTGTCAAAACCAGCTTCACTACACGATAGTGGAGGACAAATGGGAAAATGTGGAGCATTTATTGACAAAACCATCACCCACAACACCGAGAACAGTGAAGATGATCTTTTTATACAATTTCTAGAATTATTGTGGAaatctttgtaattttgtttacCAAAAGCTTTATGTTTCATATAAATGTCTACAATATTCATAACCTGCACAAcagtaaatctgtattttctatACAACTTCTGAATTTCAATTATTGAAGAAATATTTAATTGAAAACATTACAACTTTGTTTATTTGAAGTTATATGTGTAATAAAAAATATCTACGATATCTATAATAACCTGTACTGTGTGGTAAATTGGTCAAAGTCAGATTTCCCAAGAATTACCTGTGTTATGTCTTCATTGTATTTCCCATGGCTCAGTAATGAGCACAAAAT
This genomic stretch from Amphiprion ocellaris isolate individual 3 ecotype Okinawa chromosome 9, ASM2253959v1, whole genome shotgun sequence harbors:
- the LOC111569405 gene encoding antizyme inhibitor 1 — translated: MKGIADEPQYSVGLLEGGTALCDVIDNHIYEQTLSEKNAFFVADLGVIMRQHVRWRTRMAQIRPYYVVRCNSSPAVIEVLGALGTGFVCTNKSELELLQNHGIPSEDIIYSGVCKQVSQIKYAAKNGIDLLVCDNEAELRKISRCHPNAKLLLQVSTEASNPDDEMSMTFGCSLKDCRHLLESAKELGVQVVGVRSHISSSCEDDQVYVHAISDARCVFDMGEEIGFNMKILDIGGGFSDSETQLELINSAVMSMVDLYFPPSTGVSIIAEPGSFFVSSAFTLAVNIISKEVVARDRQGQEHDDLSPNEEPEFQYYMNEGVYGSFASKLSETLITAPSVHKNTSLDAPVFSSSLWGPSGDDLDQVVEHCLLPELNIGDWLMFTHTGAYSLGQPLCTSTDSPPPPIYYVISSRDWFEMQDSGVTHEATLKNLSLVPYFLNSCQTEAALSVPA